The proteins below come from a single Conger conger chromosome 10, fConCon1.1, whole genome shotgun sequence genomic window:
- the dnajc11a gene encoding dnaJ homolog subfamily C member 11a, whose protein sequence is MAAAFGDEEIDNDDYYSLLNARREATQEELKASYRRLCMLYHPDKHRDPELKRQAEQLFNLVHQAYEVLSDPQSRAIYDIYGKRGLDVEGWEVVERKRTPAEIREEFERLQREREERRLQQRTNPKGTISVGVDATDLFDRYEEDYEDMPAGGMPHIEINRMHISQSIEAPLTTSDTAILSGSLSTHNGTGGGSITLAMRRVTSAKGWGEVEIGAGDSHGPVFGMKIFRNLTQRCFLTAQCGLQFSSRGVRPGVTTVLARHLDKNTMGYLQWRWGMQSSMNTSVVRDTKTSHFTLAMQLGIPHTFMMMSYQYKFQDEDQTKLKGSVKSGFFGTVVEYGAETKISRHSVLGATVSVGVPQGVSLKIKLNRASQTYFFPVHLSDQLLPSAVFYATVGPLLFYLAVQRLVIRPYLRAQKEQELEKQRDSSSSETARKKQEAESAILLMQESVRRIIEAEESKLGLIILNAWYGKFVTDSSLKHERARVIDVTVPLQCLVKDSKLILTETTKAGLPGFYDPCMGEEKSLKVLYQFRGVMHQVLSRDTEALRIPKQSHRIDADT, encoded by the exons ATGGCGGCGGCCTTCGGCGACGAGGAAATTGacaatgatgattattattcttTACTGAATGCTAGGAGGGAG GCGAcccaggaggagctgaaggCGTCGTACCGGAGGCTATGCATGCTCTATCACCCGGACAAGCACCGGGACCCGGAGCTCAAACGTCAGGCGGAGCAGCTGTTTAATCTCGTACACCAGGCCTACGAGG TCCTCAGCGACCCCCAGTCCAGAGCCATTTATGATATCTACGGCAAGCGGGGGCTGGACGTGGAGGGGTGGGAG gtcgtggagagaaagagaactcCAGCGGAGATCCGGGAGGAGTTTGAGCGGCTCcagcgggagagggaggagcGGAGACTACAGCAGAGGACCAATCCAAAG ggGACAATCAGTGTGGGTGTGGACGCCACTGATCTCTTTGACCGCTATGAGGAGGATTACGAGGACATGCCTGCCGGTGGCATGCCCCACATCGAGATTAACAGGATGCACATATCGCAGTCCATAGAG gccCCGCTGACGACCTCAGACACCGCCATCCTCTCCggctccctctccacacacaacGGTACTGGAGGCGGCAGCATTACTCTCGCAATGCGCAGGGTCACTTCTGCTAAGGGCTGGGGAGAG gTGGAGATTGGTGCTGGAGACTCACACGGACCTGTCTTTGGCATGAAGATATTCCGCAACCTGACCCAGCGCTG CTTCCTGACGGCGCAGTGCGGGCTGCAGTTCTCCTCGCGGGGCGTGCGGCCCGGCGTGACCACGGTCCTGGCGCGGCACCTGGACAAGAACACCATGGGCTACCTGCAGTGGCGCTGGGGCATGCAGTCCTCCATGAACACCAGCGTGGTCCGGGACACCAAGACCAGCCACTTCACCCTCGCCATGCAG CTGGGGATACCTCACACGTTCATGATGATGAGCTATCAGTACAAGTTCCAGGATGAAGACCAGACCAAGCTCAAAGGCTCTGTAAA GTCGGGGTTCTTCGGCACGGTGGTGGAGTACGGGGCGGAGACGAAGATCAGCCGGCACAGCGTGCTGGGGGCCACCGTCAGCGTGGGGGTCCCTCAGGGGGTGTCCCTGAAGATAAA GCTGAACAGGGCCAGTCAGACGTACTTCTTCCCGGTGCACCTGAGTGACCAGCTCCTGCCGAGCGCTGTGTTCTACGCCACGGTGGGGCCGCTGCTCTTCTACCTGGCCGTGCAGAGGCTGGTGATCAGGCCCTACCTGCGCGCGCAGAAAGAGCA agagCTGGAGAAACAGCGGGATAGCTCCTCCTCAGAAACAGCCCGTAAGAAGCAGGAGGCGGAGTCAGCT ATTCTGCTGATGCAGGAGTCTGTTCGCAGGATCATTGAGGCAGAGGAGTCCAAGCTGG ggctCATCATCCTGAACGCGTGGTACGGGAAGTTTGTGACGGACAGCAGCCTGAAGCACGAGCGGGCGAGGGTGATAGACGTCACCGTGCCTCTGCAGTGCCTGGTCAAGGACTCCAAACTCATCCTCACAGAGACCACCAAG GCGGGCCTGCCCGGGTTCTATGACCCCTGTATGGGCGAGGAGAAGAGTCTGAAGGTGCTGTATCAGTTCAGAGGCGTGATGCACCAGGTCCTGTCCCGGGACACAGAGGCGCTGCGGATACCAAAGCAAT CTCACAGGATCGATGCAGACACCTAG